In the genome of Pseudomonas sp. P5_109, one region contains:
- a CDS encoding ABC transporter substrate-binding protein has protein sequence MKRFAYAAIPVIFLLASAVSAKGVDELPADQQALYQRVDPQLPLGPSAFRDFVAKKQPPWKIGYASTYAGNTWRASIQDEMTDVILPAYQKAGLISELVVTQSDLKDAVQIQQMRQMVDSGVDAIIICCSNVTAINQTIEYAHSKGVPVFSFSGYVTSPYAINVTENNTQGGYAAGKWLAEKIGGKGNVLLVSGIPGFASSDSFDAGAKGVLAEFPEIKLVGNVPGNWTDQVAQVEVQKFLATNPGKVDGIIVQSASENGVLNAVRQSGRDLMPVVLGGEASAACFWRNNPGFIDQSFHFWPPRAEARMVWDVMMRTLEGQGPKVQSIPRPVITYSIDEVNAALGQNCDPNSTAWLEPANDGWWPKEVAAGYFLRPEDPLTWRPKP, from the coding sequence ATGAAGCGATTTGCTTATGCGGCAATTCCCGTAATTTTTTTGCTGGCGAGTGCTGTTAGTGCGAAGGGGGTCGATGAACTACCCGCAGATCAACAGGCCCTTTATCAACGAGTTGATCCCCAGCTGCCTTTGGGGCCCAGCGCATTTCGCGATTTTGTTGCGAAAAAACAGCCACCTTGGAAGATCGGCTATGCCTCTACCTATGCGGGTAACACTTGGCGAGCCTCCATTCAGGATGAGATGACCGATGTTATTCTGCCTGCCTATCAAAAAGCAGGGCTTATATCGGAATTGGTCGTCACTCAGTCCGACTTGAAAGACGCAGTCCAAATCCAACAAATGCGGCAAATGGTTGATAGCGGTGTTGATGCAATCATCATCTGCTGCTCAAATGTTACGGCCATCAATCAGACGATCGAATATGCCCATTCGAAAGGCGTCCCGGTGTTTTCTTTTTCGGGTTACGTCACATCGCCGTATGCCATCAACGTTACCGAAAATAACACCCAAGGCGGTTACGCTGCGGGTAAATGGTTGGCCGAGAAGATCGGTGGTAAAGGTAATGTACTGTTGGTGTCGGGCATTCCGGGTTTTGCATCCTCAGACAGCTTTGATGCAGGCGCGAAGGGCGTATTGGCTGAATTCCCCGAGATTAAACTTGTAGGCAATGTCCCGGGTAATTGGACCGATCAGGTGGCTCAGGTCGAGGTGCAAAAATTCCTGGCCACAAACCCGGGCAAGGTGGATGGCATTATCGTGCAGTCAGCCTCGGAAAATGGTGTGTTGAATGCTGTGCGGCAGTCGGGTCGCGACCTGATGCCTGTCGTGCTGGGTGGCGAGGCATCAGCGGCCTGTTTCTGGCGCAACAATCCGGGATTCATTGATCAAAGCTTTCATTTCTGGCCCCCTCGCGCCGAAGCTCGCATGGTCTGGGACGTAATGATGCGCACCTTGGAGGGGCAGGGTCCCAAGGTTCAATCTATTCCGCGCCCGGTTATCACTTACAGCATTGATGAAGTGAACGCCGCCCTTGGGCAAAACTGTGATCCCAACTCTACGGCATGGTTAGAGCCGGCGAATGATGGTTGGTGGCCAAAGGAAGTGGCAGCAGGTTACTTCCTGCGCCCTGAAGATCCGCTCACTTGGCGTCCCAAGCCTTAA
- a CDS encoding sugar ABC transporter ATP-binding protein: MSSEQIVGITTVRLKGVAKSFGETRALKGVDLEARAGEVHAIVGENGSGKSTLAKIMSGVLLPDLGQVTILGRSPRSPIEARDAGLATIFQEVLVAQEASVLDNLYVGHDKLFRTVSTRAERESAAAELMARLVGQPVDINALVGTLPLSVKQWIVIARAILRCPKVLILDESSAALDLDATSRLHTEIDRLRSDGATILIVTHRIAELVRIADRATILRDGESIGVLEKSQITEENLLAMMTPHERKVISACHVAGTARRIEGPQIMAVNDLQLSAGAEPFNFSLLQGQIIGVTGLDGQGQDAFLRVVAGIEVANSGVLEVHAEDGTSRLSSLADAERLGVAYVSGDRKREGIFPDQSIFENLSIGIYRSCLGPLGVIRRSGINEIYQAEVSRLHIKIGLASNKITSLSGGNQQKVLIGRAFARNPRVIVLNDPARGVDLGTKRDLYAELRRFADAGGAVIYMSSEMEEFLGFVDRVEVFVKNTVFRSLSGNSINEDEMLAAMFGQESCEHQLSDRREGVSA; this comes from the coding sequence ATGAGTTCTGAACAGATTGTCGGTATTACCACTGTGCGCCTAAAAGGCGTTGCCAAGTCCTTCGGAGAAACACGAGCACTCAAAGGAGTGGATCTGGAGGCTCGTGCCGGTGAGGTACATGCAATAGTGGGTGAGAATGGATCAGGAAAAAGCACGCTGGCAAAAATCATGTCCGGCGTACTTTTGCCGGACCTGGGGCAGGTCACCATCCTGGGTCGAAGCCCTCGTTCACCGATTGAGGCACGTGACGCGGGCCTGGCGACGATTTTTCAGGAGGTTCTCGTCGCTCAAGAGGCAAGCGTTCTTGACAATCTTTATGTCGGTCACGACAAGCTGTTTCGAACAGTCTCTACTCGCGCAGAACGTGAGAGCGCAGCGGCTGAATTGATGGCGCGTCTAGTCGGTCAACCCGTGGACATAAATGCACTGGTTGGCACGTTGCCTCTCAGTGTGAAGCAGTGGATTGTTATTGCCCGCGCGATTTTGCGTTGTCCCAAGGTTCTGATTCTTGATGAATCTTCCGCAGCGCTGGATCTTGATGCAACTTCGCGATTGCACACGGAAATAGACCGTTTGCGGTCTGACGGCGCCACAATTTTGATCGTGACGCATCGAATAGCTGAACTTGTACGCATTGCTGATCGTGCAACTATTTTGCGTGACGGCGAAAGCATCGGCGTTCTTGAAAAGTCACAAATCACTGAAGAGAATCTGCTGGCGATGATGACGCCGCACGAGCGCAAGGTGATTTCGGCGTGCCACGTGGCGGGTACCGCGCGGAGGATCGAGGGTCCGCAAATCATGGCGGTCAATGATCTGCAGTTATCAGCGGGTGCCGAACCGTTCAACTTTTCACTCCTGCAAGGACAGATTATCGGTGTGACCGGTTTGGATGGGCAGGGGCAAGATGCATTCTTGCGTGTAGTCGCCGGAATCGAGGTGGCTAACAGCGGTGTGCTTGAGGTTCACGCTGAGGACGGTACCTCCCGACTGTCTAGCCTCGCGGACGCCGAGCGGTTGGGTGTCGCCTATGTATCGGGCGATCGAAAACGCGAAGGAATTTTTCCCGATCAAAGCATCTTCGAAAACTTGTCTATCGGAATATACCGCAGTTGCCTTGGCCCGCTTGGAGTCATTCGACGGTCTGGTATCAACGAGATCTACCAGGCCGAGGTGAGTCGTCTGCACATCAAGATCGGCCTGGCGTCGAATAAAATCACGTCGCTGTCAGGGGGCAATCAACAGAAAGTGTTGATTGGTCGTGCGTTTGCGCGCAACCCGAGGGTGATCGTTTTGAACGATCCCGCCCGCGGCGTCGATTTGGGTACGAAACGTGACCTCTACGCAGAGTTACGACGCTTCGCCGATGCAGGTGGCGCGGTCATTTACATGTCTTCTGAAATGGAGGAGTTCCTGGGGTTCGTAGACCGGGTTGAAGTGTTTGTAAAAAACACGGTCTTCCGATCCCTGAGTGGCAACTCTATTAATGAGGATGAAATGTTGGCAGCGATGTTTGGGCAGGAATCCTGCGAGCATCAGCTATCTGACCGTCGGGAGGGCGTAAGCGCATGA
- a CDS encoding ABC transporter permease: MSHSQRLLAQYRYLAVPCALFFALAVLALLRTPNLFSFSGLAGAVLVATPLILCTLALTPTVMAGRGTVDLSVGPLMGFINVTLIAWLTKNGVTHPIAIFGWAMLVGVLWQIGQALIIIHVRVAPIIVTLSSYLILTGVNLLIMQRAGGLAPDWMMSWGAGISLLSPVSFVLLGAIALWFLFWRSAFHTHLRLTGADERMAYTAGVKIETVRIGAHILSGVFVGLAAVSYTALISSGDPTQGSTYTLQAVTALVLGGASLAGGRGGAIGSILGALNMFLIANLLATFNFGTISGSATKLAFGLILIISLLVNVLAVSRVPAR; encoded by the coding sequence ATGAGTCATTCACAACGATTGCTGGCGCAGTATCGCTACCTTGCGGTGCCTTGCGCACTGTTTTTTGCCTTGGCGGTGCTGGCGTTGTTGCGCACGCCCAACTTATTTTCGTTCAGTGGTCTGGCGGGTGCGGTACTGGTGGCGACCCCTCTGATCCTTTGCACCCTGGCGCTTACTCCAACAGTGATGGCAGGGCGAGGAACCGTAGACCTGTCAGTGGGCCCGTTAATGGGATTCATCAACGTTACGTTGATAGCCTGGCTCACAAAGAACGGAGTCACTCATCCAATTGCAATTTTTGGCTGGGCCATGTTGGTAGGGGTCTTGTGGCAAATAGGACAAGCCTTAATCATTATCCATGTCCGCGTCGCACCGATCATCGTTACGTTGTCCAGCTACCTCATATTAACAGGCGTCAATCTACTGATCATGCAACGGGCTGGCGGTTTGGCGCCTGATTGGATGATGAGCTGGGGAGCCGGTATCAGTCTTCTGTCCCCGGTCAGTTTTGTGCTGTTAGGGGCTATTGCCCTATGGTTCCTTTTTTGGAGATCGGCCTTTCACACCCATCTGCGCTTGACTGGGGCCGATGAAAGAATGGCCTATACCGCGGGAGTCAAGATTGAGACCGTACGTATTGGTGCTCATATCTTGAGTGGAGTTTTTGTAGGGTTGGCGGCAGTGAGTTACACCGCATTAATTTCTTCTGGAGATCCGACCCAGGGCAGCACCTACACGCTTCAGGCGGTGACGGCTTTGGTTCTCGGGGGCGCAAGTTTGGCGGGAGGACGTGGTGGGGCAATAGGGTCGATCCTTGGCGCTTTGAATATGTTCCTGATTGCCAACCTACTGGCGACATTCAACTTTGGGACTATTTCGGGGTCAGCGACCAAGCTCGCATTCGGGCTGATTCTGATTATTTCCCTCTTGGTAAATGTACTGGCGGTCAGCCGGGTGCCAGCCCGATAG
- a CDS encoding ABC transporter permease has translation MTVFRLFSQLKLAPASRLHDSLRENRVIAIGTALLIMLVVCGALTVSGFLSLQNARSILLLAAFLGLASIGQTMVSLLGGLDLSIPFVIGAANILLPRLLNNGIPPAAAIIIILALGMVVGCINGLLSYRLQGQALIMSLGVGFAVVGATEIYTALGSAFGGNSFAPVPAWLTNFSAFNGKFFGLPIPPVVIIWLVISLTIIWVMKNTWFGRGIYALGGSRTAASRLQISEIRTWTAVHGIAGVMSALTGVLLLGFSGGGYVGVGDPYLFSTVAAVVIGGTSLLGGAGGYGATVLGVLVLTVLSSLLVGMGMTYAGQQAVIGLLIVPMVAVYARLPHIRNQI, from the coding sequence ATGACTGTGTTCCGACTTTTTTCGCAGTTGAAGCTAGCCCCCGCGAGCCGACTGCACGATAGCCTGCGCGAGAATCGAGTCATCGCCATCGGTACTGCGCTGTTGATTATGCTTGTAGTGTGCGGTGCATTGACGGTAAGTGGATTTCTTTCTTTGCAAAATGCTAGATCGATTCTGTTGCTCGCTGCGTTCTTGGGCTTGGCGTCGATCGGGCAGACAATGGTTTCGCTGTTGGGTGGATTGGATCTTTCCATTCCATTTGTGATCGGCGCCGCCAATATTCTTTTGCCTAGACTGCTTAATAACGGAATACCGCCTGCCGCAGCGATCATCATCATTCTGGCGCTAGGGATGGTGGTTGGTTGTATCAATGGCTTGCTTAGCTATCGATTGCAAGGCCAGGCACTGATCATGTCATTGGGTGTGGGCTTCGCGGTAGTTGGAGCAACCGAGATCTATACAGCGCTTGGCTCTGCATTCGGAGGGAATAGTTTCGCGCCGGTTCCGGCGTGGCTCACTAACTTCTCGGCTTTTAATGGAAAGTTTTTTGGCCTGCCAATTCCACCTGTAGTGATTATTTGGTTAGTTATTAGCCTTACCATAATCTGGGTTATGAAAAACACCTGGTTTGGCCGGGGTATCTATGCCCTCGGTGGAAGTCGTACTGCAGCATCACGCCTGCAGATATCGGAAATACGCACGTGGACAGCGGTGCACGGTATCGCCGGTGTGATGTCAGCGCTGACGGGGGTGCTGCTGCTGGGATTTTCCGGGGGCGGTTATGTCGGTGTAGGAGATCCATACCTATTCAGCACCGTTGCCGCAGTGGTCATCGGCGGTACGTCACTTCTGGGCGGCGCGGGGGGATACGGTGCCACAGTTTTGGGTGTACTGGTACTCACTGTTCTGAGTTCATTGCTGGTTGGCATGGGGATGACTTATGCAGGCCAGCAGGCAGTGATTGGATTGCTAATCGTACCCATGGTTGCGGTATATGCACGCCTTCCTCATATCCGTAATCAAATCTGA
- a CDS encoding isocitrate lyase/PEP mutase family protein, producing the protein MSRVSHHELRCEFRKLLVSCACYHTASVFDPMSARIAADLGFEVGILGGSVASLQVLAAPDFALITLSEFAEQATRIGRVAQLPIIADADHGYGNALNVMRTVAELERSGVAALTIEDTLLPAQFGRKSTDLISIEEGSGKIKAAVESRVDSQLAIIARTNASSLSVAQVTSRIQAYTDAGADAICLVGVKDFEHLEQIAEGMTLPLMLVTYGNPELCDSERLGSLGVRIVVAGHSAYFASIKATYDCLREQRNVTRSTSDLSATELTHTYTRPERFQVWAKEFMNVDE; encoded by the coding sequence ATGTCCAGAGTTTCCCATCACGAGCTGCGGTGCGAATTTCGTAAGCTGCTCGTATCATGTGCCTGTTATCACACTGCATCTGTGTTCGACCCTATGTCCGCAAGAATTGCTGCTGACCTGGGATTTGAAGTCGGCATTCTCGGCGGATCAGTCGCTTCACTGCAGGTATTGGCTGCGCCCGACTTCGCCCTCATTACGCTGAGTGAATTTGCAGAGCAGGCGACGCGGATTGGACGAGTCGCACAACTGCCGATCATTGCCGATGCCGATCATGGTTATGGCAATGCACTGAATGTCATGCGTACAGTCGCTGAGCTGGAGCGTTCTGGAGTCGCCGCACTGACTATCGAAGATACGCTCTTGCCGGCACAGTTTGGCCGTAAATCAACGGATCTCATATCCATTGAGGAGGGCAGCGGAAAAATCAAAGCGGCCGTTGAATCTCGAGTTGATTCGCAGCTCGCTATCATTGCCCGTACCAATGCAAGCTCGTTATCCGTCGCACAAGTGACGAGCCGTATTCAGGCCTACACAGATGCCGGTGCAGATGCCATTTGCCTCGTAGGTGTGAAGGATTTTGAGCATTTGGAGCAGATTGCCGAAGGCATGACGCTCCCTCTGATGCTGGTGACTTATGGAAATCCTGAACTTTGCGACAGCGAACGTCTAGGTTCGCTGGGTGTACGGATTGTTGTTGCCGGCCATTCCGCCTATTTTGCTTCGATCAAAGCGACATATGACTGTTTGCGTGAACAGCGTAATGTCACTCGCAGCACATCTGACCTGAGCGCTACAGAATTGACCCACACCTATACGCGACCTGAGCGTTTCCAGGTGTGGGCCAAAGAGTTCATGAACGTTGATGAGTAG
- a CDS encoding LysR family transcriptional regulator has translation MIKELKTFIAVAREGTFAAAGSKIGLTQAAVSAQMQRLEAELGIELFDRKGRSAHLNRMGHQVLLQGQELVRQFSNLGTTTVGLPASVLVTVGAIASVQRSFLPDALAHFHQQCPECRTRVIPGLSMELVNQVDSGEIDMAAIIRPPFSLHSDLRWTTLAREPYRLIVPVDMPGDDWSELVSSQPFIRYDRSSFGGRQVDRFLRQTHVSLREVCELDELDAIIKLVANGVGVALVPETATHQGWPADVRAVDLKQRTFHRDIGLVHRARRSLTEPVKVLVQLITEQVQKNQ, from the coding sequence ATGATTAAAGAACTGAAAACATTCATCGCCGTGGCGAGAGAAGGCACTTTTGCTGCTGCCGGTAGCAAAATAGGGCTTACACAAGCGGCAGTCAGCGCACAAATGCAACGCCTCGAGGCCGAGCTAGGGATCGAGCTGTTCGATCGCAAAGGACGCTCGGCTCATCTGAACCGAATGGGGCATCAGGTTTTACTGCAGGGGCAGGAACTGGTTCGTCAGTTCAGTAATCTGGGCACTACGACGGTAGGTCTCCCCGCCAGCGTTTTGGTCACTGTCGGTGCCATTGCCTCCGTGCAGCGCTCTTTTTTGCCAGACGCCCTCGCTCATTTTCATCAGCAATGTCCCGAATGCCGAACTCGCGTCATTCCTGGCTTGTCCATGGAATTGGTCAACCAGGTCGATTCTGGCGAGATCGATATGGCTGCAATCATCCGCCCTCCGTTCTCACTTCACAGCGATTTGCGCTGGACCACATTGGCACGTGAACCCTACCGCCTGATTGTCCCGGTCGACATGCCGGGCGATGACTGGTCCGAACTGGTTTCCAGCCAGCCTTTCATTCGCTATGACCGATCTTCTTTTGGTGGTCGGCAGGTCGATCGATTCTTGCGACAAACACATGTGTCTTTACGAGAGGTGTGCGAGCTCGATGAGCTGGACGCGATAATCAAACTGGTTGCCAATGGGGTCGGTGTAGCATTGGTCCCAGAAACAGCGACACATCAAGGATGGCCAGCAGATGTACGCGCTGTAGACTTGAAACAACGCACTTTCCACCGAGATATAGGCCTCGTACACCGCGCACGCAGAAGCCTGACGGAACCGGTGAAGGTGCTTGTTCAATTGATTACCGAACAGGTCCAGAAAAATCAATAA
- a CDS encoding helix-turn-helix domain-containing protein — MQQSPNTTYSSSIPARVACVRSNDPFLQSRILPDWEQDYTQLSCGNFEGGVARASLGRVQVFREWINQAIDQRSVADTDILMIGVTLHQGTCSWQNREMEADSLFIMRLGEEARFRATAESDILAATIDASFLETLSQGLYGVGTSRLINGACMLKGDAQGISRYKSLLLSALGSAVQHPESMDSESARLQLSEDVAVAALQAMGSLSVNTTHSPRDHRVHRAMVDRARLFILSHQTGSPSVEDLCEHLHMSRRGLHSAFMQVVGVNPCTYIRQIRLHEARKDIINGAPSVSEAAMRWGFWHFGMFSQYYKTQFGELPSETHRNPPGVAMGTWPPLS; from the coding sequence ATGCAGCAAAGTCCAAATACGACCTATTCGTCCTCGATCCCTGCGAGAGTGGCGTGCGTAAGGTCAAATGATCCGTTTCTACAATCGAGAATTCTTCCTGACTGGGAGCAGGATTACACCCAACTCTCATGTGGCAACTTCGAGGGAGGTGTCGCACGTGCCTCTCTCGGACGAGTCCAGGTATTCCGCGAATGGATCAATCAGGCCATTGACCAACGATCGGTTGCCGACACCGATATTCTGATGATTGGAGTCACCCTGCATCAAGGCACGTGTTCCTGGCAGAATCGAGAGATGGAAGCTGATTCGTTATTCATCATGCGCCTGGGGGAGGAAGCGCGCTTTCGTGCGACCGCTGAATCGGACATCCTCGCTGCGACCATCGACGCCTCGTTTCTCGAAACGCTTTCTCAAGGCCTCTACGGGGTTGGCACAAGCCGCCTGATCAACGGCGCGTGCATGCTCAAGGGGGATGCTCAAGGGATATCTCGATATAAATCCCTTCTGCTGTCGGCACTCGGCTCAGCAGTGCAGCACCCGGAATCGATGGACAGTGAGTCCGCACGACTACAGCTGTCCGAGGATGTGGCCGTAGCAGCGCTTCAAGCAATGGGGAGTCTGTCGGTAAACACAACACACTCACCCAGGGACCATCGAGTTCATCGAGCGATGGTGGACCGGGCGCGGTTGTTTATTTTGAGTCATCAGACAGGCAGCCCGTCGGTAGAGGATCTGTGTGAACACTTGCACATGAGCAGGCGCGGACTGCACAGCGCATTTATGCAAGTGGTTGGGGTAAATCCTTGCACCTACATTCGCCAGATCCGCCTTCACGAAGCCAGAAAAGACATCATTAATGGCGCGCCCTCGGTATCCGAAGCAGCCATGCGATGGGGGTTTTGGCACTTCGGAATGTTCTCTCAGTATTACAAAACCCAATTTGGGGAGTTACCTTCCGAAACGCATCGCAACCCTCCAGGCGTTGCAATGGGAACTTGGCCCCCATTGTCCTGA
- a CDS encoding APC family permease, producing the protein MHTSEPETINNKPGLSGSLGVTSIVLMVVATAAPLTVMVANTPLIISMGNGAAAPFDAMVATVIMFLFSVGFIYMSRYITNAGAFYSYIQKGLGRSIGLGSATMAVISYFMILVALEAYIGYALSQLLLTTLGINISWWLLALVITAVVGVLGYQKIELSSKFLGVALVLEIVIVLVVDAAIIGSGAIGSDALQPFSSATILSGSPGLGIMFAIYCFTGFESTVVYREEAKNPNVTIPKATYIAVFLIGVFYAVSMWCQVNGIGLSQVVQQATEHPGDMYLTMVERYTNKAFVDVMQVLLVTSLFACVLSLHNIVVRYQYVLGRFGVLHSKLGSVHEKHGSPFVSSVLQTTLSLLAVALCAIIGMDPVTQIYAWGATAGTLGYMVILSLTCVSVLVFFRRRAEFHPVLNTVVAPIGGLIGLVACLIVAVQNLPALIGGDNAAVAASIMEMIVMVSFVVGCIAALLMKVMSPARFALLKQVG; encoded by the coding sequence ATGCACACTTCAGAACCTGAAACTATTAATAATAAACCGGGGCTGTCCGGATCCTTGGGTGTCACTTCGATAGTGCTGATGGTCGTCGCAACGGCCGCACCTCTGACGGTCATGGTGGCCAATACCCCGTTGATTATCTCGATGGGTAACGGGGCGGCGGCACCGTTTGATGCAATGGTTGCAACGGTGATCATGTTTCTCTTCAGTGTAGGATTTATCTACATGTCGAGGTATATCACCAATGCAGGAGCGTTCTACTCATATATCCAGAAAGGGCTGGGTCGATCCATAGGGCTGGGCTCGGCGACGATGGCAGTGATTTCATATTTTATGATACTGGTCGCGCTGGAGGCTTATATCGGCTACGCACTGTCTCAGCTTCTATTGACTACCTTGGGAATTAATATCTCGTGGTGGCTGCTTGCGCTAGTGATTACGGCCGTTGTCGGTGTTCTGGGCTACCAGAAAATTGAATTGAGCAGCAAATTTTTGGGCGTGGCGCTGGTGCTCGAGATCGTGATTGTGCTGGTGGTCGATGCGGCGATTATAGGCAGTGGGGCCATTGGTTCGGATGCCCTGCAACCTTTTTCATCGGCGACCATTCTTTCAGGTTCGCCGGGTCTGGGGATCATGTTTGCGATTTATTGTTTTACCGGTTTTGAATCGACGGTGGTCTACAGGGAGGAAGCGAAAAACCCCAATGTGACGATCCCCAAGGCAACCTATATTGCGGTGTTCCTGATTGGCGTGTTTTACGCTGTATCCATGTGGTGCCAGGTAAACGGTATTGGCCTGTCACAGGTCGTGCAGCAGGCGACTGAACATCCTGGTGATATGTACTTGACCATGGTGGAAAGGTATACCAACAAAGCTTTTGTTGATGTTATGCAGGTGCTGTTGGTGACCAGTCTGTTTGCGTGCGTGCTGTCTCTGCATAATATCGTAGTTCGTTACCAGTACGTGTTGGGACGCTTTGGGGTGTTGCATTCGAAGCTTGGTAGTGTTCATGAGAAACATGGTTCGCCTTTTGTCTCCTCTGTATTGCAAACGACGTTGTCCTTACTCGCGGTCGCCCTATGCGCAATTATTGGAATGGATCCAGTCACACAGATTTACGCTTGGGGTGCTACAGCAGGAACCCTCGGCTATATGGTGATTCTCTCCCTGACTTGCGTGTCTGTACTGGTATTTTTTAGAAGGCGCGCTGAATTCCACCCTGTCTTGAATACTGTCGTAGCACCCATAGGCGGCCTTATCGGATTGGTCGCTTGTTTAATCGTTGCGGTTCAGAATTTGCCTGCTTTGATCGGGGGCGACAATGCAGCAGTTGCAGCATCCATCATGGAAATGATTGTCATGGTTTCCTTTGTCGTCGGGTGTATCGCAGCGTTGCTGATGAAAGTCATGAGTCCTGCACGGTTCGCTTTATTAAAACAAGTAGGCTGA
- a CDS encoding nuclear transport factor 2 family protein, whose amino-acid sequence MSKNIKAVATSEYNAVIAVAEKYVDGLRLGSPERLEEAFHQEAVMYGFTNGELLGGSISNLYQFVRDNGKAPNIATRLDVLAITPSTAVVRVDMEQDAIGADYNDYLTLIRIDGAWKVIAKVYHQFQD is encoded by the coding sequence ATGAGCAAAAATATTAAAGCGGTCGCAACAAGTGAATATAACGCGGTCATTGCTGTTGCCGAGAAATATGTCGATGGCTTGCGTCTTGGCAGTCCTGAGCGCCTGGAGGAGGCGTTTCATCAGGAAGCGGTGATGTATGGCTTCACCAATGGAGAGTTGCTGGGCGGTTCGATCAGCAACTTGTACCAGTTCGTTCGCGACAATGGTAAAGCGCCGAACATCGCAACCCGACTGGACGTTCTGGCCATCACGCCAAGCACTGCCGTAGTGCGCGTGGACATGGAGCAGGACGCCATCGGCGCTGACTATAACGATTACCTGACGTTGATCCGCATTGATGGCGCCTGGAAGGTGATCGCCAAGGTGTATCACCAGTTTCAGGACTGA
- a CDS encoding TetR/AcrR family transcriptional regulator, whose product MKKPLHDMRQHIIDVARALMTHKGYTAVGLTEILAAAGVPKGSFYHYFRSKDEFGQALLDEYFQEYIARVDLLLAGEGTGAERLLSYLRYWAETQAFDHTDQKCLVVKLGAEVCDLSENMRAVLEKGTALIIQRITRCVEQGKADGSIVATADAPTLAEGLYQMWLGASLLVKVGRTPQPFDGALEMSRRLLS is encoded by the coding sequence ATGAAAAAACCCCTCCACGACATGCGTCAGCACATCATTGATGTTGCCAGAGCGCTCATGACCCATAAGGGCTACACGGCCGTCGGCCTGACCGAAATCCTCGCTGCGGCTGGGGTGCCCAAAGGCTCCTTCTATCACTACTTCCGCTCCAAGGACGAGTTTGGCCAGGCCCTGCTTGATGAGTACTTTCAGGAGTACATCGCGCGGGTCGATTTGCTGCTGGCCGGGGAGGGTACAGGGGCTGAGCGGCTGCTAAGCTATCTGCGATATTGGGCTGAGACGCAGGCATTCGATCACACCGACCAGAAATGCCTGGTGGTCAAATTAGGTGCAGAGGTTTGTGATCTGTCCGAAAACATGCGCGCAGTTCTCGAAAAAGGCACCGCGCTGATCATTCAGCGGATTACACGTTGCGTTGAGCAGGGGAAGGCGGACGGGTCCATCGTGGCAACCGCTGACGCACCGACGCTGGCAGAAGGACTTTACCAGATGTGGTTAGGCGCCTCGTTGCTCGTCAAGGTTGGCAGAACCCCGCAACCGTTTGATGGTGCGCTTGAGATGAGTCGACGTCTTCTGTCGTAG
- a CDS encoding SRPBCC family protein, which produces MAKVEYCALIDGEASRVWDVLKQFGQISKWHPAIPESIIEDGQPDGLVGCIRRLTLQDGAVLREKLLAVDETNLLFSYRFEEAPLPVDNYVAIVKLLPLTGQNKTVALWSASFDTRDPDPKGEQTAVIQSLIVGGHESLQRYLNETA; this is translated from the coding sequence ATGGCAAAAGTTGAGTATTGCGCCCTCATTGACGGCGAAGCCAGTCGTGTCTGGGATGTGCTGAAGCAATTCGGCCAGATCAGCAAGTGGCACCCTGCGATTCCTGAAAGCATTATCGAGGATGGCCAACCTGACGGACTGGTTGGCTGTATTCGCCGACTGACCTTGCAAGACGGAGCGGTTCTGCGCGAGAAGTTGCTGGCGGTTGACGAAACCAACCTGCTGTTCTCCTACCGCTTCGAAGAGGCGCCGCTGCCGGTGGACAACTATGTGGCCATCGTGAAGCTGCTGCCACTGACAGGACAAAACAAGACTGTTGCCCTGTGGTCGGCAAGTTTTGATACCCGCGATCCCGATCCAAAGGGCGAGCAGACTGCTGTTATTCAGTCACTGATTGTCGGTGGGCACGAAAGCCTTCAGCGCTATCTGAACGAGACGGCGTAA